One Verrucomicrobiota bacterium DNA window includes the following coding sequences:
- the icd gene encoding isocitrate dehydrogenase (NADP(+)) produces MPYQDITPPTGGKISITNGKLNVPENPILPFIRGDGTGPDIWAASQRVFDAAVQKAYGGKRKVAWFEVFAGETAFKKFNNWLPDDTVVAFKEFLVGIKGPLTTPIGGGIRSLNVALRQMLDLYVCLRPVQYFKGVPSPVKHPEKVQMVIFRENTEDIYAGIEYAGGSPEAQKILDFIAREFPKDFAKIRFGTKEAIVGYMKLASPDHDASHIPVQVGIGIKAVSNVGTIRLVKSAIEYALRFKRKSVTIVHKGNIMKFTEGAFRDWAYSAAERIFGDRVYTWAKWERTKKEKGEAAANDEQKAALKAGAVLIKDAIADITLQQVLTRPDEFDVIATLNLNGDYLSDALAAQVGGIGIAPGGNINYVTGHAIFEATHGTAPKYANLDKVNPGSVVLSGEMMFRYLGWTEVADLILKGLNGAIGSKQVTYDFARQMEGATEIKCSEFGDNIIQHM; encoded by the coding sequence ATGCCCTACCAAGACATCACCCCTCCCACCGGCGGAAAAATCTCCATCACGAACGGCAAACTCAACGTTCCCGAAAACCCAATCCTTCCGTTCATTCGCGGCGACGGCACGGGCCCGGACATCTGGGCCGCCAGCCAGCGCGTGTTCGACGCCGCTGTGCAAAAGGCTTATGGTGGCAAGCGCAAGGTCGCGTGGTTCGAGGTTTTTGCCGGGGAAACGGCTTTTAAGAAATTCAACAACTGGCTACCGGACGATACGGTGGTGGCGTTCAAGGAATTTTTGGTCGGCATCAAAGGGCCGCTCACCACGCCGATCGGCGGGGGCATCCGCTCGCTGAACGTGGCGCTCCGGCAGATGCTGGATCTCTACGTTTGTCTGCGGCCCGTCCAGTATTTCAAGGGCGTGCCGTCGCCGGTGAAGCACCCGGAGAAAGTGCAGATGGTCATCTTCCGCGAAAACACGGAGGACATTTACGCGGGGATCGAGTACGCCGGCGGCTCGCCCGAAGCGCAGAAGATTTTGGATTTTATCGCCAGGGAATTTCCGAAAGACTTCGCCAAAATCCGTTTCGGCACGAAGGAGGCGATTGTCGGCTACATGAAGTTGGCTTCGCCTGATCACGACGCGTCGCACATTCCGGTGCAGGTCGGCATCGGCATCAAGGCGGTTTCCAACGTCGGCACCATTCGGCTCGTCAAGTCGGCGATTGAATATGCTCTTCGTTTCAAACGCAAAAGCGTGACCATCGTGCACAAGGGCAACATCATGAAGTTCACTGAGGGCGCGTTTCGCGATTGGGCTTACTCGGCGGCGGAACGGATTTTCGGCGACCGGGTTTACACTTGGGCCAAGTGGGAACGGACGAAGAAGGAGAAAGGCGAAGCCGCGGCGAATGACGAACAGAAGGCGGCGTTAAAAGCCGGCGCGGTTCTCATCAAGGATGCCATTGCCGACATCACGCTTCAGCAGGTCCTAACGCGACCGGACGAGTTTGATGTCATTGCCACGCTGAACCTGAACGGCGATTACCTCAGCGATGCGCTCGCGGCGCAGGTAGGCGGCATTGGCATCGCGCCCGGCGGGAACATCAATTACGTCACCGGTCACGCGATCTTCGAAGCGACGCACGGCACCGCGCCGAAGTACGCGAACCTGGACAAGGTGAACCCTGGCAGCGTCGTCTTAAGCGGTGAGATGATGTTCCGCTATCTAGGTTGGACCGAAGTGGCGGACTTGATTTTGAAAGGACTAAACGGCGCGATTGGATCGAAGCAAGTCACCTATGATTTCGCCCGGCAGATGGAAGGCGCGACGGAGATCAAGTGCTCCGAGTTCGGCGACAACATCATCCAGCACATGTGA
- a CDS encoding DUF433 domain-containing protein — MSALEAAEEILAKLTRAEKAQLLRWAASDLSDAFPGIESRPGVCGDEPCIVRTRIPVWVLEQARRLGVSEAELLRSYPTLRAEDLANAWAYVRSHRDEINRQIEDNEAD, encoded by the coding sequence ATGAGCGCATTGGAAGCAGCCGAAGAAATTCTCGCCAAGCTCACGCGGGCGGAGAAGGCGCAATTGCTGCGTTGGGCGGCCAGTGATTTGAGTGATGCCTTTCCCGGCATCGAGAGCCGTCCCGGCGTTTGCGGAGACGAGCCGTGCATCGTCCGCACGCGGATTCCGGTGTGGGTGCTGGAACAGGCACGCCGATTGGGTGTGTCCGAGGCGGAACTCTTACGTTCCTATCCGACTTTGCGCGCGGAAGACCTGGCCAATGCCTGGGCTTACGTGCGGTCGCATCGCGACGAAATCAACCGCCAGATTGAGGACAACGAAGCCGACTGA
- a CDS encoding DUF5615 family PIN-like protein, producing the protein MARLYSNENFPLPAVEKLRTLGHDVLTVQEAGKADQALPDDEVLKTATGDNRAVLTLNRRHFIRLHRNDQTHTGIIVCTFDADFAGQAERIHKAIGDQSSLNGQLIRVNRP; encoded by the coding sequence ATGGCGCGGCTCTATTCCAACGAAAACTTTCCGCTTCCCGCCGTCGAGAAGCTGCGCACGCTCGGCCACGACGTTTTGACCGTTCAGGAAGCTGGCAAGGCAGACCAAGCTCTGCCGGATGATGAAGTCCTCAAAACTGCAACAGGCGACAATCGCGCTGTGCTTACATTGAATCGCCGCCACTTCATTCGGCTACATCGAAATGATCAAACGCACACGGGCATTATCGTTTGCACTTTTGATGCGGATTTTGCGGGCCAGGCGGAGAGGATTCACAAAGCCATCGGTGATCAAAGCTCACTGAACGGGCAGTTGATTCGCGTAAATCGGCCATGA
- a CDS encoding SDR family oxidoreductase — MKQMLLITGGSGAVGRPLLAALAAVGEVEKIYVLVRHLPDNFELPKVKLVPGDVTNPNNCGLSPETARELAGEVTAILHGAAHTRFDAPLDLARHVNVAGTQNLLTLATRCRRLERFGFLSTCHVAGKRCGKILESELTHACGFVNAYEQTKHEAEQLLRAAYPALPIAVYRLSTILGDAPTGAVNKLAAVHHAIRFFYGSLAPMIPGQADSPVDLISQDYAVAAICELFCHRFAAGQTFHVCAGDDALPLDEFLDLTLKVFMRHRPAWRKRGIEKPAIVDLPTFELFARSVEEIGDSPLVQSVALVKHFAPQLAFPKQFDDTECARALANSGVTRPGLREFYPRVIQWLMEHRWGPRALPEMEGVAA; from the coding sequence ATGAAACAGATGCTCCTCATCACCGGCGGCAGCGGCGCAGTTGGCCGACCGCTGCTGGCCGCGCTCGCGGCGGTCGGTGAGGTCGAAAAGATTTACGTCCTAGTGCGTCACTTACCTGACAACTTCGAGTTGCCGAAGGTCAAACTCGTGCCGGGCGACGTGACGAATCCCAACAATTGCGGGCTGTCGCCGGAAACCGCGCGCGAACTCGCCGGCGAGGTGACAGCCATCCTGCACGGCGCGGCCCACACCCGCTTTGATGCGCCGCTGGACTTGGCGCGTCACGTGAACGTCGCCGGCACGCAAAACCTGCTCACGCTGGCGACGCGCTGTCGGCGGCTGGAACGCTTTGGTTTTTTGAGCACCTGCCACGTCGCTGGCAAGCGCTGCGGTAAAATTCTCGAATCCGAACTCACACACGCCTGTGGCTTCGTCAACGCCTACGAGCAAACCAAGCACGAAGCTGAGCAACTTCTGCGCGCGGCTTACCCGGCGCTTCCCATCGCGGTCTATCGCCTTAGCACCATCCTTGGCGATGCGCCCACAGGTGCGGTGAACAAGCTCGCGGCGGTTCACCACGCCATCCGTTTCTTTTACGGTAGTCTCGCGCCGATGATTCCCGGCCAGGCGGACAGTCCGGTGGATTTGATCTCGCAGGATTACGCAGTGGCGGCGATATGTGAGTTGTTTTGCCATCGGTTTGCGGCGGGGCAGACCTTTCACGTGTGCGCGGGAGACGATGCCCTGCCGCTGGACGAATTTCTCGACCTCACACTCAAAGTGTTCATGCGCCATCGACCCGCCTGGCGCAAGCGTGGGATTGAGAAGCCGGCCATTGTCGATTTGCCGACGTTTGAATTATTCGCCCGGTCCGTCGAGGAAATCGGCGATTCACCGCTCGTCCAGAGCGTCGCGCTGGTAAAGCATTTCGCCCCGCAGTTGGCGTTTCCAAAGCAGTTTGACGACACGGAATGCGCTCGCGCTCTGGCGAACAGCGGCGTGACGCGGCCCGGCTTGCGGGAATTTTATCCGCGCGTCATTCAGTGGCTCATGGAACACCGTTGGGGCCCGCGCGCGTTGCCGGAGATGGAGGGCGTCGCAGCATGA
- a CDS encoding acyl carrier protein, which translates to MNTATTSLLEFVNGELLPDSAQRVNADTPLFADGLVDSLKILQLIAFVEMKTGQNISDRDVVMENFRTVQTIIEHFYDAEPIANQ; encoded by the coding sequence ATGAACACCGCCACGACCTCGCTCCTGGAATTTGTGAATGGCGAATTGCTGCCGGACTCGGCGCAGCGCGTCAACGCGGACACCCCGCTGTTTGCGGATGGACTGGTGGATTCGCTGAAGATTTTGCAACTGATCGCTTTTGTCGAAATGAAAACGGGTCAGAACATTTCCGACCGCGACGTGGTGATGGAAAACTTCCGCACCGTCCAAACGATTATCGAACACTTTTACGATGCCGAGCCAATCGCCAACCAGTAA
- a CDS encoding acyl carrier protein, protein MKSIEQQIARIISRAAHIPVSDVRPDAKLSELGVNSLDQVECVMAVEETFQIEVDPQALWRLRTVQDVINAVEAAVAARA, encoded by the coding sequence ATGAAATCTATTGAGCAACAAATCGCCCGCATCATCAGCCGCGCCGCCCATATCCCGGTGAGCGACGTGCGACCTGACGCCAAATTGTCCGAGCTGGGTGTCAACTCGCTGGACCAGGTCGAGTGTGTCATGGCGGTCGAAGAAACGTTTCAGATCGAGGTGGATCCGCAGGCTCTTTGGCGACTGCGAACCGTGCAGGACGTGATCAATGCGGTTGAAGCCGCGGTCGCCGCCCGCGCGTGA
- a CDS encoding acyl-CoA dehydrogenase family protein, giving the protein MRTALFNDTHQRFRADVRAFVERKLKPHASKWERVGRFPRTVLEEFGQRGWLALDPQGNAVLAEELPRSESLGLALSVFVQSNLIAPLLAELGTKSQQEIFLPPLRRGKIMGAMAVSEPATGSDFAALQSTAQRKREHLVVNGVKTYITNGACADFLIVAARTRDEPGLGALSLLLISTATPGVRVKRLATLGLNSSAMGEIMLRNVRVPRSSLLGDEGAAFSYVQQALNRERLFGGLACVAWADYAMEKTVAFARQRQAFGKSLTRFQAIRHQFAEMATTLEAARQLNYAALNRWIAGKDATKEIGMVKLFSYQTAQQVIERCLQLHGGAGYLADHWISRFYRDARALTIAAGTPEIMKELIAAYLRL; this is encoded by the coding sequence ATGCGAACTGCGCTCTTCAACGACACCCATCAACGGTTTCGCGCTGACGTTCGCGCGTTTGTCGAACGCAAACTGAAGCCCCACGCGTCGAAGTGGGAACGCGTCGGCCGCTTTCCGCGCACGGTGCTTGAAGAATTCGGCCAGCGCGGGTGGCTCGCGCTCGACCCGCAAGGCAACGCGGTGCTGGCTGAGGAACTGCCGCGCAGCGAGTCGCTGGGGCTGGCGTTGAGCGTTTTCGTGCAGTCCAACCTCATCGCGCCGTTGCTGGCTGAACTTGGAACGAAATCACAGCAAGAAATCTTTTTGCCGCCGTTGCGGAGAGGAAAAATCATGGGCGCGATGGCGGTTTCCGAACCGGCGACTGGGTCGGACTTCGCCGCGTTGCAATCCACGGCGCAACGGAAGCGCGAACACCTGGTCGTCAACGGCGTCAAGACCTACATCACGAACGGTGCGTGCGCGGATTTTTTGATCGTGGCCGCGCGAACGCGGGACGAACCCGGGCTGGGTGCGCTCAGCCTGTTGCTGATTTCTACCGCCACCCCAGGTGTGCGGGTCAAGCGTCTGGCCACACTCGGCCTGAACAGTTCGGCGATGGGCGAAATCATGCTGCGCAATGTTCGCGTGCCCCGGTCCAGTCTCCTCGGCGACGAAGGCGCGGCGTTTAGCTACGTGCAGCAGGCTCTCAATCGCGAGCGCTTGTTCGGCGGCCTGGCCTGTGTGGCGTGGGCCGATTACGCGATGGAAAAAACCGTCGCGTTCGCCCGCCAACGACAGGCATTCGGCAAATCCCTGACGAGATTTCAGGCGATCCGACATCAGTTTGCCGAGATGGCGACGACACTCGAGGCGGCGCGGCAACTCAATTACGCAGCTTTGAATCGCTGGATCGCCGGCAAGGACGCCACCAAAGAGATCGGCATGGTCAAACTCTTCAGTTATCAAACGGCGCAGCAAGTGATCGAACGCTGTTTGCAATTGCACGGCGGCGCGGGTTATCTCGCCGACCACTGGATCAGCCGTTTTTACCGCGACGCGCGGGCGTTGACCATCGCCGCCGGTACACCCGAAATCATGAAGGAACTGATCGCAGCTTATTTGCGACTCTAA
- a CDS encoding class I SAM-dependent methyltransferase produces the protein MAQFFNRTRVSKSITLKLLRQGRPLSVLVYWLVQASDLGREGIEHSGSYRFADHIYRNVPSGRGRFGRWLDAKFLAMPAVQSFRNRYLAARDELCRFLTERVGHGKPLDVVSAPCGIPRELVEGARLFRERTGQTLEGVTFHGVDLDADLLEQDKRFAAENSLPNFIAHHGDALDRATYPEGADFITCTGLAEFLSDELLERLYRIFFDVLRSDGLLVTSGMKRKRLPDYLLRLAELKTHYRTPPQLAAIARRVPFAEVRTRVDEFGIQTILNARK, from the coding sequence ATGGCGCAATTCTTCAACCGCACCCGGGTCTCGAAATCCATCACGCTGAAGCTGCTCCGACAGGGCCGGCCACTGAGCGTGCTGGTCTATTGGCTCGTGCAAGCCAGCGACCTCGGCCGTGAAGGGATTGAACACTCGGGCAGTTATCGCTTCGCCGACCACATCTATCGTAATGTCCCTTCGGGCCGCGGACGTTTTGGTCGCTGGCTCGATGCGAAATTCCTGGCGATGCCTGCCGTTCAATCCTTCCGCAATCGCTACCTAGCGGCGCGCGATGAACTGTGCCGGTTTCTCACCGAGCGCGTCGGCCACGGCAAACCGCTCGATGTCGTGAGCGCACCCTGCGGCATCCCGCGCGAACTGGTAGAGGGAGCGCGGCTGTTTCGCGAACGAACGGGGCAGACATTGGAGGGTGTGACGTTTCATGGTGTTGACCTGGATGCAGATTTGTTGGAACAAGACAAGCGCTTCGCAGCAGAAAACAGCCTGCCGAATTTCATCGCGCATCACGGCGACGCCCTCGACCGCGCCACGTATCCCGAAGGCGCGGACTTCATCACCTGCACCGGGCTGGCGGAATTTTTGAGCGATGAACTGTTGGAGCGGTTGTATCGCATTTTTTTTGACGTGCTGCGTTCCGACGGATTGCTGGTTACCAGCGGCATGAAGCGCAAGCGGCTGCCCGATTATTTGCTGCGGCTGGCGGAGCTCAAGACCCACTATCGCACCCCGCCGCAACTGGCAGCCATCGCCCGCCGCGTGCCGTTCGCCGAGGTGCGCACGCGGGTGGATGAGTTCGGCATCCAGACCATTTTGAACGCGCGCAAATGA
- a CDS encoding SRPBCC family protein, with product MPTATESIVIAVPPQKVFEYIADAKRATTFIPGLNRISNLSTPTAKVGQEWEFEFDWFGLIISGKSKCSRLEPPGLYQFQTVTGSLSTWTYRFQPEGSQTRVALEVEYEVPQNLLARFAAQPVLEKMNQSRARETLANLKALVES from the coding sequence ATGCCAACCGCGACCGAAAGCATTGTGATTGCCGTGCCGCCACAGAAAGTGTTCGAGTATATCGCCGACGCTAAACGGGCGACCACCTTCATCCCCGGCCTCAACCGGATCAGCAACCTTTCCACGCCCACGGCCAAAGTCGGTCAGGAGTGGGAGTTTGAGTTCGACTGGTTCGGGCTGATCATCTCGGGCAAGAGCAAGTGCTCACGCTTGGAGCCTCCCGGTTTGTATCAATTCCAAACCGTCACCGGCTCCCTGAGCACCTGGACTTACCGCTTTCAACCCGAAGGCAGCCAGACGCGCGTCGCGTTGGAAGTGGAATACGAAGTGCCGCAGAACTTGCTCGCCCGTTTCGCCGCGCAGCCGGTTTTGGAAAAGATGAACCAGAGCCGCGCGCGCGAAACTCTCGCCAATCTCAAAGCGCTGGTCGAATCGTAA